One Thermoanaerobacter pseudethanolicus ATCC 33223 DNA window includes the following coding sequences:
- a CDS encoding stage V sporulation protein D has translation MYPTISVKRRILFLLFLSSIVVFGLILRLFWIQVVKSEDYQKMALPQWTLEVSVSGKRGNIFDRNGKVLAENISVNKISVIPKEIPDSQREAVAEALAQILNLDKGKVLQKISNKNLQEVLIAKQVDDEKVAEIRKLNIDGIIISEDMKRFYPNNTLASHVLGFTGIDNQGLDGVELAFDNFLRGIPGRIFTPMDAIGRKMDVGEEEYFEPLPGYNVVLTIDETIQHFAEKALNQAMVHSKPSKGAVAIVMDPKTGEILALANRPNFNPNNPFEGPQEEWYKVWRNKAISDSYEPGSVFKTITASAALEEKLVGLNEQFYCPGYTIVSGHRINCWATHGSENFVQGVQNSCNAVFVTLGQRLGVEKLYKYIHDFGFGQRTGILLPGEAPGLVLAESSVGPVELATNSFGQGIAVTPLQMITAVSAIANGGKLMQPLIVKSIVDSNGKVVKEFKPKVVRQVISEQTSSTMREILKSVVSEGTGKAGYIEGFDVAGKTGTTEKYMPGKYVASFIGFAPAEDPKVIVLVVIDEPNNPETHFGSQLAAPVVKSILEDTLRYLEVQPRGIEKPASVVVPDVRNMKLYEAENIILSNKLNFIIEGNGDTVFDQMPKPGAIVEENTQVILYLNAEKIQEVVVPDLTGKSVKEATEILNSLGLKIRIKGSGFAVNQSPKEGTILKKGETVEVEFRPKEK, from the coding sequence ATATATCCAACCATATCTGTAAAGAGAAGAATTCTTTTTTTACTTTTTTTATCTTCTATAGTAGTTTTTGGACTTATACTCAGACTTTTTTGGATACAGGTAGTAAAAAGTGAAGATTATCAAAAGATGGCACTTCCTCAATGGACTTTAGAAGTATCTGTTAGTGGTAAAAGGGGAAATATATTTGATAGAAATGGCAAAGTATTAGCAGAAAATATAAGTGTTAATAAAATAAGTGTTATCCCTAAAGAAATACCTGATTCTCAAAGAGAAGCAGTAGCTGAAGCTTTAGCCCAAATATTAAATTTAGATAAAGGAAAAGTTCTTCAAAAGATTTCTAATAAAAACTTACAAGAAGTGTTAATTGCTAAACAAGTTGATGACGAAAAGGTAGCAGAGATAAGAAAGCTTAATATAGATGGAATAATAATTTCTGAGGACATGAAAAGATTCTATCCCAATAATACTCTTGCATCACATGTCTTGGGTTTTACTGGAATTGACAACCAGGGTTTAGATGGCGTTGAATTAGCATTTGACAACTTTTTAAGAGGTATTCCGGGAAGAATTTTTACTCCAATGGATGCTATAGGTAGAAAGATGGATGTGGGAGAGGAAGAGTATTTTGAACCTCTTCCAGGTTATAACGTAGTGCTTACAATAGATGAAACTATTCAGCATTTTGCAGAAAAGGCTCTTAACCAAGCGATGGTTCATTCTAAGCCTTCAAAAGGAGCAGTAGCCATTGTTATGGACCCCAAAACAGGGGAAATATTGGCTTTGGCTAATAGACCAAATTTTAATCCTAATAATCCTTTTGAAGGACCGCAGGAAGAATGGTATAAAGTTTGGCGAAATAAAGCTATTTCTGATTCTTATGAACCTGGTTCTGTTTTTAAGACAATTACTGCTTCTGCAGCTTTAGAAGAAAAACTTGTAGGTCTTAATGAACAGTTTTATTGTCCGGGCTATACTATAGTTTCTGGACATAGAATAAATTGCTGGGCTACCCATGGCAGTGAAAATTTTGTTCAAGGTGTTCAAAATTCTTGCAACGCAGTTTTTGTGACGTTAGGACAAAGGCTAGGAGTAGAAAAACTCTATAAATACATACATGATTTTGGATTTGGACAAAGGACAGGAATACTTCTTCCTGGTGAAGCTCCAGGTCTTGTATTGGCAGAAAGTAGTGTTGGGCCTGTTGAGTTAGCCACTAATTCTTTTGGGCAAGGTATTGCTGTGACGCCTCTTCAGATGATTACTGCTGTCTCCGCAATAGCCAATGGAGGAAAATTGATGCAACCTCTAATTGTGAAATCAATTGTAGATTCAAATGGAAAAGTAGTGAAGGAATTTAAACCAAAAGTAGTGAGGCAAGTCATTTCTGAACAGACCTCTTCTACAATGAGAGAAATACTAAAAAGTGTAGTGTCAGAGGGAACAGGCAAAGCAGGATATATTGAAGGATTTGATGTAGCTGGAAAGACTGGTACTACAGAAAAATATATGCCAGGCAAATATGTGGCATCTTTTATAGGTTTTGCACCAGCGGAGGATCCAAAAGTTATTGTGTTGGTGGTAATAGATGAGCCTAATAATCCGGAAACCCATTTTGGAAGCCAATTGGCTGCACCTGTAGTAAAGAGTATTTTAGAAGATACCTTAAGATATTTGGAAGTACAGCCAAGAGGAATAGAAAAACCTGCATCAGTTGTAGTACCGGATGTGAGGAATATGAAGCTTTATGAAGCAGAAAACATTATTTTATCGAATAAGCTTAACTTTATTATAGAAGGAAATGGAGATACTGTTTTTGACCAAATGCCTAAACCAGGAGCAATTGTAGAAGAAAACACACAAGTTATTTTGTACTTAAATGCTGAAAAAATACAAGAGGTAGTAGTTCCTGATTTAACTGGTAAAAGCGTAAAAGAAGCTACAGAAATTTTAAATTCTTTGGGGCTTAAAATAAGAATAAAAGGCAGCGGTTTTGCTGTGAATCAAAGTCCGAAAGAAGGCACGATTTTGAAAAAAGGCGAAACTGTAGAAGTGGAGTTTAGGCCTAAGGAAAAATAA
- the mraZ gene encoding division/cell wall cluster transcriptional repressor MraZ, with translation MLMGQYEHTIDAKGRVIIPAKFRGELGDRFVLTKGLDNCLFVYSLEEWKNIEAKLKTLPLTKKDARAFTRFFLAGAVECEIDKQGRILIPANLREHAKIEKDVIFIGVSTRVEIWSKEVWEEYSNNTDVSFEEIAEHLDELNI, from the coding sequence ATGTTGATGGGTCAATACGAACACACAATTGATGCAAAGGGAAGGGTCATAATCCCCGCTAAATTCAGAGGAGAACTGGGGGATAGGTTTGTATTGACTAAAGGATTGGACAATTGCTTATTCGTATATTCACTGGAGGAGTGGAAAAATATTGAGGCCAAACTTAAAACTTTGCCACTTACCAAAAAAGACGCAAGAGCATTTACGAGATTTTTCCTAGCTGGAGCTGTGGAATGCGAAATTGATAAACAGGGAAGAATACTTATACCTGCTAATTTAAGAGAGCATGCCAAAATAGAAAAGGATGTTATATTTATTGGAGTTTCTACAAGGGTTGAAATTTGGAGTAAAGAGGTTTGGGAAGAATACTCTAACAATACAGATGTTTCTTTTGAAGAGATTGCTGAGCATCTTGACGAATTAAATATATAG
- a CDS encoding UDP-N-acetylmuramoyl-L-alanyl-D-glutamate--2,6-diaminopimelate ligase: MKLIDILKGVKCEIKGDPNIDISGVCYDSRKAKKKYLFIAIKGFKTDGIFYVEEAIKNGAVAVVADREIKEYPGITTVLVEDARATMAKIASNFYNNPTSKLTLIGVTGTNGKTSVTYMLKAILERQNNKVGLVGTIQNMIGDEVIPSVHTTPESLDLQELFSIMVNKGVKYVVMEVSSHSLALNRVDECEFDIAIFTNLSQDHLDFHQNMEEYAKTKSKLFKMAKRASVINIDDKYSSMMIESSKAKVLTYGIEDFAYVMAKDIRNSLDGVKFKVQIEDKKEEMSLKIPGLFNVYNALAAITVADFLGISLRSVREALSQVTVKGRFEPVETGKDFYVFIDYAHTPDGIQNIMEALKEYKTGRKILLFGAGGDRDKTKRPLMGEVAGKYADFCILTSDNPRSEDPREIISQIEEGIKKTNCPYVVIENRKEAIRYALTNAQKDDVIILAGKGHETYQIIGNKVIPFDEREIVKEILSEGGNK, from the coding sequence ATGAAACTAATAGATATTTTGAAGGGTGTTAAGTGCGAGATAAAAGGAGATCCTAATATAGACATCAGTGGGGTGTGTTACGATTCCCGTAAAGCCAAAAAGAAATATTTATTTATTGCTATAAAAGGGTTTAAAACCGATGGTATTTTCTATGTGGAAGAGGCTATTAAAAATGGGGCAGTTGCAGTGGTAGCAGATAGGGAAATAAAAGAATATCCTGGCATTACAACAGTATTAGTAGAAGATGCTCGAGCTACCATGGCAAAAATAGCTTCTAATTTTTACAATAACCCCACCAGCAAACTTACTTTAATTGGTGTAACAGGAACAAATGGCAAAACCTCTGTTACTTATATGCTAAAAGCGATTTTAGAAAGGCAAAATAATAAAGTGGGCCTGGTGGGGACTATACAAAATATGATAGGGGATGAAGTGATACCTTCTGTACATACCACACCTGAATCGTTAGATTTGCAGGAGCTTTTTAGCATTATGGTGAACAAAGGTGTTAAGTATGTAGTTATGGAGGTATCGTCCCATTCTTTAGCATTAAATAGAGTAGACGAATGTGAATTTGATATAGCAATTTTTACCAACTTATCCCAGGACCATTTAGATTTTCACCAGAACATGGAAGAGTATGCTAAGACAAAGAGTAAGTTATTCAAGATGGCAAAGAGGGCGTCGGTTATCAATATAGATGATAAATACTCTTCTATGATGATTGAGAGTTCTAAAGCAAAGGTTTTGACTTATGGTATAGAAGATTTTGCTTATGTTATGGCAAAGGATATTAGGAATAGTTTAGATGGTGTAAAGTTTAAAGTTCAGATTGAAGATAAAAAAGAAGAGATGTCATTGAAAATTCCTGGTTTGTTTAATGTCTACAATGCTTTAGCTGCTATTACAGTGGCTGATTTTCTTGGTATTTCTTTGCGAAGTGTGAGAGAGGCTTTAAGTCAAGTTACAGTAAAAGGTCGATTTGAACCGGTGGAGACAGGAAAAGACTTTTATGTGTTCATAGATTATGCCCATACTCCTGACGGAATACAGAATATAATGGAAGCCTTGAAGGAATATAAAACTGGGAGAAAAATACTTCTTTTTGGTGCTGGAGGAGATAGGGATAAAACTAAAAGGCCTTTGATGGGAGAAGTTGCAGGAAAATATGCAGATTTTTGCATTTTGACATCAGACAATCCTCGTTCGGAGGACCCAAGAGAAATAATTTCACAAATTGAGGAAGGCATAAAAAAGACTAATTGCCCTTATGTTGTAATAGAAAATAGAAAAGAAGCGATAAGATACGCTCTGACTAATGCTCAAAAAGACGATGTAATAATATTAGCAGGCAAAGGCCACGAAACTTATCAAATTATAGGAAATAAGGTTATTCCCTTTGATGAGAGAGAAATAGTTAAAGAAATTTTGTCTGAAGGTGGTAATAAATGA
- the rsmH gene encoding 16S rRNA (cytosine(1402)-N(4))-methyltransferase RsmH has protein sequence MEYSHKSVLLKETIEYLNIKPEGIYVDGTLGGGGHSEEILKRLTTGKLIAIDRDLDAIKASKERLKNYKNAEYINDNFKNIKEILKSLNIDKVDGILLDLGVSSYQLEEVKRGFSYMKDAPMDMRMDKNSPFSAYDVVNKYSQQELERVIREYGEEKWASRIAKFIVKEREKGEIKTTFQLVEIIKNAVPASARREGPHPAKRTFQAIRIEVNEELKGLDKAIEDMVEVLRGKGRIAIITFHSLEDRIVKNTFKKLENPCTCPPNMPCTCGKKPVVKIITKKPVLPSKEEIETNSRSRSAKLRVAEKL, from the coding sequence ATGGAATACAGCCATAAAAGTGTTTTGCTTAAGGAGACAATTGAATATTTAAATATAAAACCAGAGGGAATATATGTAGATGGTACTTTAGGTGGTGGAGGCCATTCTGAAGAAATATTAAAAAGGCTTACCACCGGAAAGTTAATTGCGATAGATAGAGATTTAGATGCGATAAAGGCTAGCAAAGAAAGGCTTAAAAATTACAAAAATGCAGAGTACATAAATGATAATTTTAAAAATATAAAAGAGATACTTAAAAGTTTGAATATTGACAAGGTTGATGGCATCCTTTTGGATTTGGGGGTATCTTCTTATCAATTAGAAGAAGTTAAACGGGGTTTTTCTTATATGAAAGATGCTCCGATGGATATGAGAATGGACAAAAATTCACCTTTTTCTGCCTATGATGTGGTGAACAAGTATTCACAGCAAGAATTAGAAAGAGTGATAAGAGAATATGGAGAAGAGAAATGGGCATCACGTATTGCTAAATTTATTGTAAAAGAAAGAGAAAAAGGAGAAATAAAAACTACTTTTCAGTTAGTAGAGATTATAAAAAATGCTGTTCCTGCCTCTGCCAGGAGAGAAGGACCACATCCAGCAAAAAGAACATTTCAAGCCATACGAATAGAAGTCAATGAAGAACTTAAAGGTTTAGATAAGGCGATTGAGGATATGGTAGAGGTATTACGGGGGAAAGGGCGCATTGCGATAATCACATTTCACTCTTTGGAAGATAGAATTGTGAAGAATACTTTTAAAAAATTAGAAAATCCCTGCACTTGTCCACCTAATATGCCATGTACTTGTGGTAAAAAACCGGTAGTGAAGATTATAACAAAAAAACCGGTACTACCTTCCAAAGAGGAAATAGAAACAAATTCCAGGTCCCGTAGTGCAAAACTTAGAGTTGCGGAAAAACTGTAA
- the ftsL gene encoding cell division protein FtsL, whose translation MIVAQREYNYEYPPYTSEKKEQIRKTKKNAKLKNLLLVFFISSLSILILYRYTVIYQRSIALDKMEKQVQYAENLNQQLKAQIASLTNPARIEEIAKEKLGMQLPEENQIVYINVGEKPKVAEEKKGEEKSQDKSNFFMRILGVLNR comes from the coding sequence TTGATAGTAGCACAAAGAGAATATAATTACGAGTATCCCCCATATACCTCAGAAAAGAAAGAGCAAATAAGAAAAACTAAAAAAAATGCGAAATTAAAGAATTTACTTTTGGTGTTTTTTATAAGTTCTCTAAGCATTTTGATACTTTACAGGTATACTGTAATTTATCAAAGGTCAATTGCTTTAGACAAAATGGAAAAACAAGTACAATATGCAGAAAATTTAAATCAACAATTAAAAGCCCAAATTGCTTCTTTAACCAATCCCGCTCGAATTGAAGAGATTGCAAAAGAAAAATTAGGAATGCAATTGCCAGAAGAAAATCAGATAGTCTACATAAATGTGGGAGAAAAGCCTAAAGTAGCTGAAGAGAAAAAAGGTGAAGAGAAATCACAAGATAAAAGTAACTTTTTTATGAGGATATTGGGGGTGTTGAATAGATAG
- the mraY gene encoding phospho-N-acetylmuramoyl-pentapeptide-transferase — MLQKIILATVVAFVLSLASGPLFIPYLRKLKFGQKVREDGPKSHIKKSGTPTMGGIMFITATVISTLIFSHWNKYLAILLLGFLGYGLIGFADDFLKVYFKRPLGLKAREKLIGQFLLAIIISYFAQEYVGTEVIFPFLKTTIDLGNFYIPFIVFVIVGTVNSVNLTDGLDGLAAGVSFIVMAFFTMTALFLNNITYGAFSAALTGGLLGFLRYNRHPAEIFMGDTGSLAIGGAIATAAVLTKLPLILPLIGIIYVAEAFSVIIQVLSFKLFGKRVFKMSPLHHHFELSGWQEQNVVYAFWIVTLIAMFLSFYSLS, encoded by the coding sequence ATGTTACAAAAGATAATTTTGGCTACAGTTGTTGCTTTTGTGCTAAGCTTGGCCTCTGGTCCTCTTTTTATACCTTATCTTAGAAAATTAAAATTTGGGCAAAAAGTAAGGGAAGATGGGCCTAAAAGCCACATAAAAAAATCTGGAACCCCTACAATGGGGGGAATAATGTTTATTACAGCCACAGTTATTTCTACTTTAATTTTTTCTCATTGGAATAAATATTTGGCTATTTTGTTATTAGGTTTTTTGGGATATGGTTTAATAGGATTTGCAGATGATTTTCTAAAGGTTTATTTTAAAAGGCCTTTAGGTTTAAAAGCGAGAGAAAAACTTATTGGACAGTTTTTACTTGCGATAATCATTTCATATTTTGCTCAAGAATATGTAGGAACAGAAGTGATTTTTCCTTTTTTAAAAACTACTATTGACCTTGGCAATTTTTATATTCCTTTTATAGTTTTTGTGATTGTAGGAACAGTAAACAGTGTAAACTTGACAGATGGGCTTGATGGATTAGCAGCAGGTGTATCTTTTATTGTTATGGCTTTTTTCACTATGACAGCTTTATTTTTAAATAATATAACTTATGGAGCGTTCAGTGCCGCTTTGACAGGAGGATTGCTAGGATTTTTGAGGTATAACCGTCATCCTGCGGAAATTTTTATGGGAGATACTGGTTCCTTAGCTATTGGAGGAGCTATAGCTACTGCCGCGGTTTTGACTAAATTGCCTTTGATTTTGCCCTTGATAGGTATTATTTATGTGGCTGAAGCTTTTTCAGTGATTATTCAGGTATTGTCTTTTAAATTGTTTGGTAAAAGAGTTTTTAAAATGAGTCCTTTACACCATCATTTTGAACTGTCAGGATGGCAAGAACAAAATGTAGTCTACGCTTTTTGGATTGTTACTTTAATTGCGATGTTTTTATCTTTTTATAGTTTAAGCTAA
- the yfmH gene encoding EF-P 5-aminopentanol modification-associated protein YfmH — MQQLYNERIDEKMLLQELDNGLKVYIMPKRGYTKQFAIFATHFGSNDSKFIAPGDTDVTEVPDGVAHFLEHKMFEEEEGSIFEQFSKLGASANAYTNFTTTAYLFASTENFYENLKLLVKFVQNPYFTDENVEKEKGIIAQEIRMYQDDPNWKVYFNALEALYHVHPVRKDIAGTIESISQINKEILYKCYYTFYHPENMVLFAVGDIDIDKTLDIIKENVRQDKKQGEIKRIYPKEPLSVYKKEVIQDMQVSIPLFNLGFKDTDVGFGGKKLLKKNLEIQIGLEMALGRSSDLYERLYNEGLIDSTFSFDYGGEIDYGYSIIGGQSKDPFKVRDIILNAINNLQFLKEEDFERIKKKYIGKFLRTFNSVDSIAYSFINFYMKEINLLDYLDVLYSISFEDVRERFQNHLREENSVLSVVNPIKK; from the coding sequence ATGCAGCAGTTGTACAATGAGAGAATAGACGAAAAAATGCTTTTACAAGAATTGGATAATGGCCTAAAAGTGTATATAATGCCGAAAAGAGGTTATACAAAGCAGTTTGCAATATTTGCTACCCATTTTGGTTCTAATGACAGTAAGTTTATCGCTCCAGGGGATACTGATGTAACGGAGGTACCTGATGGGGTTGCACATTTTTTGGAACACAAAATGTTCGAAGAGGAAGAAGGTAGTATTTTTGAGCAGTTTTCAAAATTAGGGGCTTCAGCTAACGCTTACACTAATTTTACTACAACTGCTTATTTATTTGCGAGTACTGAAAACTTCTATGAAAATCTAAAACTTTTAGTAAAGTTTGTACAAAATCCTTATTTTACAGATGAAAATGTGGAAAAAGAAAAGGGAATAATAGCTCAAGAAATAAGGATGTATCAAGATGACCCCAATTGGAAAGTTTATTTTAACGCATTAGAGGCTCTTTATCATGTACATCCAGTTAGAAAGGACATAGCTGGCACAATTGAATCAATTTCTCAGATAAATAAAGAAATTTTGTATAAGTGTTATTACACATTTTATCATCCTGAAAATATGGTATTGTTTGCGGTAGGAGATATTGATATAGATAAAACTCTTGACATTATAAAAGAAAATGTGAGACAGGATAAAAAACAAGGAGAAATAAAAAGGATATATCCTAAAGAGCCTTTAAGCGTTTATAAAAAAGAAGTGATACAAGATATGCAAGTATCCATTCCTCTTTTTAATCTAGGTTTTAAAGATACAGATGTGGGTTTTGGTGGAAAGAAATTATTAAAGAAGAACTTAGAGATACAAATAGGGTTGGAAATGGCATTAGGCAGAAGTTCTGACTTGTATGAGAGGCTTTACAATGAAGGGCTTATTGACAGCACTTTTAGCTTTGATTACGGTGGAGAGATAGATTACGGTTATTCTATAATAGGAGGTCAATCTAAAGATCCTTTTAAAGTGAGAGATATCATTTTAAATGCAATAAATAATCTACAATTTTTAAAGGAAGAAGATTTTGAGAGAATAAAGAAAAAATACATAGGAAAATTTTTAAGAACATTTAATTCGGTCGATAGTATAGCTTACAGTTTTATAAACTTTTATATGAAAGAAATAAATTTACTGGATTATTTAGATGTGCTTTACAGTATAAGCTTTGAAGATGTTAGAGAAAGATTTCAAAATCATCTGAGAGAAGAGAATAGTGTACTTTCCGTTGTGAATCCTATAAAAAAATAA
- a CDS encoding UDP-N-acetylmuramoyl-tripeptide--D-alanyl-D-alanine ligase, translating into MMELLIDEIVRATEGKLIKGNLKDKVMGISTDSRKVKKDELFIPLKGEKYDGEDFVKDAIDKGASAVITARLDNVECLKDFSVNVIYVNETLEALHKIASYYRKKFNIPFIAVTGSSGKTTTKDMIAQILSKKYKVLKTEGNFNNEIGLPLTIFNLEDTHQIAVVEMGMNGFGEIRRLKNIAEPQVAVFTNIGVAHIEKLGSRENILKAKTELIENFKEENVIVLNADDDMLSKIPLQYSSKYYRYGIKSGEIKACDIEKEEKDIKYTLKYKNLAKEIKLSVPGIHNVYNSLAAICVGLEFGINVEDMAEALKDFQPGKMRLNIIKIGDIKIIDDVYNANPDSMKAALSVLRDLPAKRKIAVLGDMLELGEYAVEAHKEIGKLVADSHIDILITSGDMSKYIAEESKVCGMKENNIFVCNTNKEVNEILKDIIKEGDSILVKGSRGMKMEQIVQFLQERVK; encoded by the coding sequence ATGATGGAACTTTTAATAGATGAAATTGTAAGAGCCACAGAGGGAAAATTGATAAAAGGAAATTTAAAGGACAAAGTAATGGGAATTTCGACTGATTCGAGAAAAGTCAAAAAAGATGAATTATTTATCCCTTTGAAAGGGGAAAAATACGATGGAGAAGATTTCGTAAAAGATGCAATAGACAAAGGTGCTAGTGCAGTTATTACTGCGAGGTTGGATAATGTAGAATGTTTGAAAGATTTTTCAGTTAATGTCATTTACGTTAATGAGACTTTAGAAGCTTTGCATAAAATTGCTTCTTATTATAGAAAAAAATTCAATATTCCTTTTATTGCTGTGACAGGTAGCAGTGGAAAAACTACTACGAAAGATATGATTGCACAAATATTGTCTAAAAAGTATAAAGTTTTGAAAACAGAGGGAAATTTTAATAATGAAATTGGCTTGCCATTGACAATTTTTAATTTGGAAGATACTCATCAGATTGCGGTAGTGGAAATGGGAATGAATGGTTTTGGAGAAATTAGGAGGTTAAAGAATATTGCAGAGCCTCAAGTAGCAGTTTTTACAAATATAGGAGTTGCTCATATCGAAAAATTAGGCTCAAGAGAAAATATATTAAAAGCAAAAACTGAGTTAATTGAAAATTTTAAAGAGGAAAATGTGATTGTATTAAATGCAGATGATGATATGCTATCAAAAATTCCTCTGCAGTATTCAAGTAAGTATTACAGATATGGTATAAAAAGTGGAGAAATTAAAGCTTGCGATATAGAAAAAGAAGAAAAAGATATAAAATATACTTTAAAATATAAAAATTTGGCGAAAGAAATAAAGCTTTCGGTTCCTGGTATTCACAATGTGTACAATTCTCTTGCTGCAATTTGTGTTGGATTAGAGTTTGGTATTAATGTAGAGGACATGGCAGAGGCTTTAAAAGATTTTCAACCAGGCAAAATGAGACTTAATATAATAAAAATAGGTGATATAAAAATTATTGACGATGTATATAATGCTAATCCGGATTCTATGAAAGCAGCTTTAAGCGTATTAAGGGATTTACCTGCTAAGAGAAAAATAGCAGTTTTAGGAGATATGCTGGAATTAGGTGAGTATGCAGTAGAAGCCCACAAAGAAATAGGAAAATTGGTGGCAGATAGCCATATAGATATTTTGATAACCTCTGGTGATATGTCGAAATATATTGCAGAAGAATCCAAGGTTTGTGGGATGAAAGAGAATAATATTTTTGTTTGTAACACTAATAAAGAGGTTAATGAAATTTTGAAAGATATTATCAAAGAAGGGGATTCAATTTTAGTAAAAGGTTCAAGAGGTATGAAAATGGAACAAATAGTACAATTTTTACAGGAGAGGGTAAAGTAA
- the murD gene encoding UDP-N-acetylmuramoyl-L-alanine--D-glutamate ligase: MELKGKKVLVAGLGVSGIALCKVLDSLKAKVIAYDEKEYDVLKENLEEIKSLSIDFRFGKFKKEFLEGVDLVVLSPGVPTDSDIVKTAQEKKIELLGEVEFAYRFSKAPIYAITGTNGKTTTTSLLGEMFKNTGRKVYVAGNIGYPLIYAVMEAAEGDFIVAEISSFQLETIKEFKPKISCIINITPDHLDRHKTFENYRDIKGRIFENQREDEYTVLNYDDPVTWSLKNKAKCRVFPFSRKSLLENGAYIKDGSIYISVNGNAEKIIDIEEIYIPGEHNLENALAASSVAYLSGISADVIANTLKTFKGVEHRIEFVDEINGVKFYNDSKGTNPDASIKAIQALKTPIVLIAGGYDKGSEFDEFVKAFNGKVKKLILIGQTAKKIRDTARKYSYPEDDILFAGTLEEAVKKAYESAKEGDSVLLSPACASWDMFRNFEERGRIFKKAVAELRR; this comes from the coding sequence ATGGAACTAAAGGGTAAAAAAGTTCTTGTGGCAGGTTTAGGAGTTAGCGGAATAGCTTTGTGTAAAGTGTTGGACAGCTTGAAGGCGAAAGTAATAGCTTATGATGAAAAAGAATATGATGTATTAAAAGAAAATTTAGAAGAAATTAAAAGTTTGTCCATAGATTTTAGGTTTGGTAAATTCAAAAAGGAATTTTTAGAAGGTGTGGATTTGGTTGTTTTAAGTCCAGGTGTTCCTACTGATTCGGATATAGTAAAAACAGCACAAGAAAAGAAAATTGAATTATTGGGAGAAGTGGAGTTTGCATATAGGTTTTCTAAAGCTCCTATTTATGCAATTACAGGTACAAATGGCAAGACAACTACTACTTCTTTATTAGGAGAAATGTTTAAAAATACGGGGAGAAAAGTATATGTTGCTGGGAATATTGGTTATCCACTTATTTATGCTGTCATGGAAGCGGCAGAAGGGGATTTCATAGTAGCAGAGATTAGTAGCTTTCAATTAGAGACTATAAAAGAGTTTAAACCTAAAATAAGCTGTATAATAAATATTACTCCTGATCATTTAGACAGACATAAAACCTTTGAAAATTATAGGGATATAAAAGGAAGAATTTTTGAAAATCAACGAGAAGATGAATATACTGTTCTCAATTACGATGACCCTGTTACTTGGAGTCTAAAAAATAAGGCTAAATGCAGAGTTTTTCCTTTTAGTAGAAAAAGTTTATTAGAAAATGGGGCATATATAAAAGATGGAAGTATTTATATAAGTGTTAATGGAAATGCTGAAAAAATTATTGACATAGAGGAAATTTATATTCCTGGAGAACACAATTTAGAGAATGCATTGGCCGCTTCTTCAGTAGCATATCTTTCAGGGATTAGTGCAGATGTTATTGCAAATACTTTAAAGACTTTTAAAGGTGTAGAACATAGGATTGAGTTTGTTGATGAAATAAATGGTGTAAAATTTTATAACGATTCTAAAGGGACTAACCCAGACGCTTCAATTAAAGCAATACAGGCCTTAAAAACCCCTATAGTTTTAATTGCTGGTGGTTATGATAAAGGTAGTGAATTTGATGAGTTTGTAAAAGCCTTTAATGGGAAAGTAAAGAAATTGATTTTGATAGGGCAAACTGCAAAAAAAATCAGAGATACTGCAAGGAAGTATTCTTATCCTGAAGATGACATACTTTTTGCTGGTACCTTAGAAGAAGCTGTTAAAAAAGCTTATGAAAGTGCGAAAGAGGGAGATAGTGTACTTTTATCACCAGCTTGTGCCAGTTGGGATATGTTTAGGAATTTTGAGGAGAGGGGAAGAATCTTTAAAAAGGCAGTGGCAGAGTTGAGGAGGTAA